Within Synechococcus sp. NB0720_010, the genomic segment CAGCAAAGCTTTGCCGCAGCAGAAAAATGCCAAAGGCCGTTGCCGCCTGGGGAATGATCAGGGCCCAGAGGGTGTTGCGTAGACCCAGCTGCACCATCAGTAGGTAGAGCGGGATCATCACCACCTGAAAAGGAATCAGGATCGTCGCCACCACCAAAGCCAGCACCAGGCCTCGCCCGGCAAAGCGCATCCGCGCCAAGGGGTAGGCGGCCAGGGAGCAGAACAGCAGGTTGGCGAACACCGCGCAGCCGCTGACGATGGTGCTGTTGAGGATGTAGCCCCACATGGGGTTGTCCTCGAACAAGCGCAGGTAGGCCTCCAGGCTCGGTTGGCTCGGGAAGAGCGCCGGGGGGCTGGTGAAGATGTCTTCGGCCGGCCCCTTCAAGGACGTGCTCACCAGCCAGAGCAGGGGCACGAGCATCGCCACCGCAATCAGCAGCAGCGCAATCAACTGGAGGCCGCGGAGCAACACAG encodes:
- a CDS encoding carbohydrate ABC transporter permease is translated as MAEPISGRRRSVLLRGLQLIALLLIAVAMLVPLLWLVSTSLKGPAEDIFTSPPALFPSQPSLEAYLRLFEDNPMWGYILNSTIVSGCAVFANLLFCSLAAYPLARMRFAGRGLVLALVVATILIPFQVVMIPLYLLMVQLGLRNTLWALIIPQAATAFGIFLLRQSFAGVPVELEEAARIDGCSRLGEWWNVMIPAAKADLITLAMFVFIGTWSDFLWPLVILDDRNLYTLPLGLQQLASSFSLDWRLVAAGAVVSIVPVLVLFIGLQRFILPSATGDAVKG